One segment of Osmerus mordax isolate fOsmMor3 chromosome 28, fOsmMor3.pri, whole genome shotgun sequence DNA contains the following:
- the nudt12 gene encoding peroxisomal NADH pyrophosphatase NUDT12 isoform X1, with the protein MADVQMSPMEEMVERFLDAAARGDLVKVTSMLSHSNSLTNQKGEKDWTALMMAARNGHFDVVQTLLSYGCDKLSVNQSSQTAYDIAKFWGHRHIANLLARNMGGWDRVLLDPGANEHENYFSREVLDRLSERRSDSAWLEARQNSPDSVFLLFFGLNPLVSSTAEETKTAGQAEMRLCRLGPGSVGELLQKPGSTVIFLGVERRNGRPGALREGGEPTAWFAVDTDTDPLGNLTLPDRNSFFLKPPFPGLLRLNEDDAGIMAQARSVLAWHSRYSFCPTCGSKTKVEEGGYKRTCLNSDCRSQQGVHNTCYPRVGKKPNPVVIMLVIHPDGNQVLLGRKRTFPPGMFSCLAGFIEPGEAIEDAVRREVEEESGVKTGPVQYVSCQPWPMPSSLMIGCLAVAVSTDIKVDDNEIEEARWFTRQQVTDAIVKGTKPVFTMPPQQAIAHQLVKHWVGMTSNL; encoded by the exons ATGGCCGATGTCCAAATGAGTCccatggaggagatggtggagaggtTTCTGGACGCAGCAGCAAGGGGGGACCTGGTCAAGGTGACCTCCATGTTGTCACACTCCAATTCACTGACTAATCAGAAGGGAGAAAAAGACTGGACCGCCCTGATGATGGCAGCCAggaacggacattttgatgttgTACAAACTCTACTGTCTTACGG GTGCGACAAGCTGTCCGTCAACCAGTCTTCTCAGACGGCCTACGACATTGCCAAGTTCTGGGGTCACCGCCACATCGCCAACCTGCTCGCCAGGAACATGGGCGGGTGGGACCGCGTCCTGCTGGACCCCGGGGCGAACGAGCACGAGAACTACTTCAGCAGGGAGGTCCTGGACAGGCTGAGCGAGAGGCGGTCTGACTCCGCCTGGCTGGAGGCCCGACAGAACTCTCCGGACtccgtcttcctcctcttcttcggtCTCAACCCTCTGGTGAGCTCCACGGCTGAGGAGACCAAGACGGCAGGCCAGGCGGAGATGAGGCTGTGCCGGCTGGGGCCGGGCTCGGTCGGGGAGCTTCTGCAGAAGCCCGGGAGCACCGTCATCTTCTTGGGGGTGGAGAGGCGCAACGGCCGCCCTGGtgctctgagggagggaggagagccgaCGGCCTGGTTCGCTGTCGACACAGACACCGACCCCCTGGGGAACCTCACCCTCCCAGACAGGAACAGCTTCTTCCTCAAACCTCCCTTTCCCGGGCTTCTCAGGCTGAATGAGGACGATGCTG GCATCATGGCACAGGCCCGGTCTGTGTTAGCCTGGCACAGCCGGTACAGCTTCTGCCCCACCTGTGGCAGTAAGAccaaggtggaggaagggggctaCAAGAGGACCTGCCTGAACTCAGACTGCAGGAGCCAGCAGGGCGTCCACAACACTTGCTACCCACGTGTCGGTAAGAAGCcaa ATCCTGTGGTGATTATGCTGGTCATCCACCCAGACGGTAACCAGGTTCTGCTGGGAAGGAAGAGGACTTTTCCCCCTGGCATGTTCTCCTGTCTGGCAGGCTTCATAGAACCAG GAGAAGCAATAGAGGACgcggtgaggagagaggtggaggaggaaagcGGAGTCAAGACAGGACCAGTCCAGTATGTCTCCTGCCAACCCTGGCCCATGCCCTCCTCGCTTATGATTGGGTGCCTCGCTGTTGCCGTGTCGACAGACATCAAAGTCGATGACAACGAAATCGAAGAGGCTCGTTGGTTCACACGGCAACAG gttaCAGATGCAATCGTCAAGGGAACCAAGCCTGTCTTCACCATGCCTCCCCAACAAGCCATCGCCCATCAGCTGGTCAAACACTGGGTTGGCATGACCTCCAACCTTTAG
- the nudt12 gene encoding peroxisomal NADH pyrophosphatase NUDT12 isoform X2 yields MADVQMSPMEEMVERFLDAAARGDLVKVTSMLSHSNSLTNQKGEKDWTALMMAARNGHFDVVQTLLSYGCDKLSVNQSSQTAYDIAKFWGHRHIANLLARNMGGWDRVLLDPGANEHENYFSREVLDRLSERRSDSAWLEARQNSPDSVFLLFFGLNPLVSSTAEETKTAGQAEMRLCRLGPGSVGELLQKPGSTVIFLGVERRNGRPGALREGGEPTAWFAVDTDTDPLGNLTLPDRNSFFLKPPFPGLLRLNEDDAGIMAQARSVLAWHSRYSFCPTCGSKTKVEEGGYKRTCLNSDCRSQQGVHNTCYPRVDPVVIMLVIHPDGNQVLLGRKRTFPPGMFSCLAGFIEPGEAIEDAVRREVEEESGVKTGPVQYVSCQPWPMPSSLMIGCLAVAVSTDIKVDDNEIEEARWFTRQQVTDAIVKGTKPVFTMPPQQAIAHQLVKHWVGMTSNL; encoded by the exons ATGGCCGATGTCCAAATGAGTCccatggaggagatggtggagaggtTTCTGGACGCAGCAGCAAGGGGGGACCTGGTCAAGGTGACCTCCATGTTGTCACACTCCAATTCACTGACTAATCAGAAGGGAGAAAAAGACTGGACCGCCCTGATGATGGCAGCCAggaacggacattttgatgttgTACAAACTCTACTGTCTTACGG GTGCGACAAGCTGTCCGTCAACCAGTCTTCTCAGACGGCCTACGACATTGCCAAGTTCTGGGGTCACCGCCACATCGCCAACCTGCTCGCCAGGAACATGGGCGGGTGGGACCGCGTCCTGCTGGACCCCGGGGCGAACGAGCACGAGAACTACTTCAGCAGGGAGGTCCTGGACAGGCTGAGCGAGAGGCGGTCTGACTCCGCCTGGCTGGAGGCCCGACAGAACTCTCCGGACtccgtcttcctcctcttcttcggtCTCAACCCTCTGGTGAGCTCCACGGCTGAGGAGACCAAGACGGCAGGCCAGGCGGAGATGAGGCTGTGCCGGCTGGGGCCGGGCTCGGTCGGGGAGCTTCTGCAGAAGCCCGGGAGCACCGTCATCTTCTTGGGGGTGGAGAGGCGCAACGGCCGCCCTGGtgctctgagggagggaggagagccgaCGGCCTGGTTCGCTGTCGACACAGACACCGACCCCCTGGGGAACCTCACCCTCCCAGACAGGAACAGCTTCTTCCTCAAACCTCCCTTTCCCGGGCTTCTCAGGCTGAATGAGGACGATGCTG GCATCATGGCACAGGCCCGGTCTGTGTTAGCCTGGCACAGCCGGTACAGCTTCTGCCCCACCTGTGGCAGTAAGAccaaggtggaggaagggggctaCAAGAGGACCTGCCTGAACTCAGACTGCAGGAGCCAGCAGGGCGTCCACAACACTTGCTACCCACGTGTCG ATCCTGTGGTGATTATGCTGGTCATCCACCCAGACGGTAACCAGGTTCTGCTGGGAAGGAAGAGGACTTTTCCCCCTGGCATGTTCTCCTGTCTGGCAGGCTTCATAGAACCAG GAGAAGCAATAGAGGACgcggtgaggagagaggtggaggaggaaagcGGAGTCAAGACAGGACCAGTCCAGTATGTCTCCTGCCAACCCTGGCCCATGCCCTCCTCGCTTATGATTGGGTGCCTCGCTGTTGCCGTGTCGACAGACATCAAAGTCGATGACAACGAAATCGAAGAGGCTCGTTGGTTCACACGGCAACAG gttaCAGATGCAATCGTCAAGGGAACCAAGCCTGTCTTCACCATGCCTCCCCAACAAGCCATCGCCCATCAGCTGGTCAAACACTGGGTTGGCATGACCTCCAACCTTTAG
- the LOC136937781 gene encoding solute carrier family 12 member 2-like, translating to MSTSPGQKPALKTAGSAQSRFQVDVVTEASATDAERTATAAGTDGSTGPAGGKVPAGAEEAKGRFRVVNFLDPGGLGGAMDTSDMIQNSDTVRSESSMHSSTGGHTHTSDTHSNTYYMRTFGHNTIDAIPNIDFYRQTAAPLGDKLIRPTLSELHDELDKEPFEESQTGVEEAAAAEVAAAKEAKEAKGGTIKFGWVKGVLVRCMLNIWGVMLFIRMSWIVGQAGIGLTCAIILMATVVTTITGLSTSAIATNGFVRGGGAYYLISRSLGPEFGGSIGLIFSFANAVAVAMYVVGFAETVVEMLNDIDALMTDELNDIRIVGTLTVILLLGISVAGMEWEAKAQIVLLVILLGAIANYFIGTCIPMEEKEPKGFFGYKAAIMMENMGPDFRDDETFFSVFAIFFPAATGILAGANISGDLTDPQSAIPKGTLLAILITGLTYLAVTVSTGSCIVRDATGDHNDTMVMVSSENCTDAACTLGYDFSICKEGGCKFGLQNDFQVMSLVSGFGPLITAGIFSATLSSALASLVSAPKVFQALCKDNIYPGLGVFAKGYGKNNEPLRGYVLTFCIGLAFILIAELNIIAPIISNFFLASYALINFSVFHASLANSPGWRPSFKYFNKWVSLAGAVLCCGVMFVINWWAALVTNVIVLALYVYVSYKKPDVNWGSSTQALIYNQALTHCLHLTGVEDHVKNFRPQCLVMTGYPNARPAMLHLVHAFTKNFGLMICGHVRTASRRPNFKEMSHDHARYQRWLLKKNIKAFYTPVFAESLRHGAQYLLQATGLGRLKPNTLVLGFKNNWSEGEMRDVEMYINTIHDAFDLQYGVVLIRLQEGLDISHIPGQDDLLSSNEKPPLGTKDVVLSVTMEKDSDIDSFPSKTAGTQIWPLILLETKSSPSPLSLTDQRLLESSGQFKKKQSKGTIDVWWLFDDGGLTLLIPYLLTNKKKWKDCKIRLFIGGKINRIDRDRRAMAALLTKFRIDFSDINVLGDINTKPKKHNVLSFGEMVDPFRLREEDMEQEAAERLKAQEPWRITDNELELYKAKTNRQIRLNELLKEYSSTAKLIVMSMPLARKGTVSSALYMCWLETLSKDLPPLLLVRGNHQSVLTFYS from the exons ATGTCAACATCACCTGGACAGAAACCTGCACTTAAGACCGCGGGGTCCGCGCAGAGCAGATTCCAGGTGGATGTAGTCACGGAAGCATCCGCCACAGATGCAGAGAGAACTGCAACGGCGGCAGGGACAGATGGATCTACGGGGCCTGCTGGGGGCAAGGTACCTGCCGGGGCAGAAGAGGCCAAAGGACGGTTCCGGGTGGTAAACTTCTTGGACCCAGGTGGACTAGGCGGCGCGATGGACACGTCTGACATGATTCAGAACAGTGACACTGTCAGGAGCGAGAGCAGCATGCACTCATCCACGGGAGGCCACACTCATACCTCAGACACCCACTCCAACACCTACTACATGAGGACGTTTGGCCACAACACCATCGACGCCATCCCCAACATCGACTTCTACCGTCAGACCGCTGCGCCTCTGGGAGACAAGCTCATCCGGCCCACGCTGTCGGAGCTGCACGATGAGCTCGACAAG GAGCCGTTCGAGGAGAGCCAGACTGGTGTGGAGGAGGCAGCAGCGGCAGAGGTGGCAGCAGCCAAGGAGGCCAAGGAGGCCAAGGGGGGGACCATCAAGTTCGGCTGGGTCAAAGGGGTTCTG GTACGTTGCATGTTGAACATATGGGGAGTGATGCTCTTTATCCGGATGTCCTGGATCGTTGGTCAGGCTGGAATCG GTCTCACATGTGCCATCATCCTCATGGCAACGGTAGTCACCACCATCACCGGCCTCTCCACCTCTGCCATAGCAACCAACGGCTTCGTGAGAGGAG GGGGGGCGTACTACCTGATCTCCAGGAGTCTGGGGCCAGAGTTCGGAGGCTCGATCGGCCTGATCTTCTCCTTCGCCAACGCTGTGGCCGTGGCCATGTACGTGGTCGGCTTTGCTGAGACAGTCGTGGAGATGCTGAAT GACATCGACGCCTTGATGACGGACGAGCTGAACGACATCCGTATCGTGGGCACGCTGACCGTCATCTTGCTGCTGGGTATCTCCGTGGCGGGGATGGAGTGGGAGGCCAAG GCTCAGATTGTGCTCCTGGTCATCCTGCTGGGTGCCATTGCCAACTACTTCATAGGAACCTGCATCCCAATGGAGGAAAAGGAGCCCAAGGGCTTCTTCGGTTACAAAG CTGCCATCATGATGGAGAACATGGGTCCAGATTTCCGTGACGATGAGACCTTCTTCTCTGTGTTCGCCATATTTTTCCCCGCGGCCACGGGCATCCTGGCGGGAGCCAACATCTCTGGAGACCTCACG GATCCCCAGTCGGCCATCCCCAAAGGCACTCTCCTGGCCATCCTCATCACGGGCTTGACCTACCTGGCGGTCACCGTCTCTACAG GCTCCTGCATCGTTAGGGATGCCACCGGTGACCATAACGACACCATGGTGATGGTGAGTAGCGAGAACTGCACGGACGCCGCGTGCACGCTGGGATACGACTTCTCCATCTGCAAGGAGGGCGGCTGCAAGTTCGGCCTGCAGAACGACTTCCAG GTGATGAGTCTAGTGTCTGGGTTTGGACCGCTGATCACAGCCGGGATATTTTCAGCCACGCTGTCCTCGGCTCTCGCCTCTCTTGTCAGCGCACCTAAAGTCTTCCAG GCCTTGTGTAAGGACAACATCTATCCGGGTCTCGGCGTGTTCGCTAAGGGTTACGGGAAGAACAACGAACCCCTGAGAGGCTACGTCCTCACCTTCTGCATCGGCCTTGCCTTCATCCTCATTG CTGAGCTGAACATCATCGCGCCCATCATCTCCAACTTCTTCCTGGCCTCCTACGCTCTCATCAACTTCTCTGTGTTTCATGCCTCATTGGCCAACTCCCCTG GGTGGCGTCCCAGCTTCAAGTACTTCAACAAGTGGGTGTCGCTGGCGGgcgctgtgttgtgctgtggcgTCATGTTCGTGATCAACTGGTGGGCGGCCCTGGTCACCAACGTCATCGTCCTGGCTCTTTACGTCTACGTCAGCTACAAGAAGCCCG ATGTGAACTGGGGTTCGTCAACCCAAGCTCTGATCTACAACCAGGCCCTGACTCACTGTCTGCACCTCACTGGAGTGGAGGACCACGTCAAGAATTTCAG gccccagtGTCTGGTGATGACGGGCTACCCCAACGCCCGGCCCGCCATGCTCCACCTCGTTCACGCCTTCACCAAGAACTTCGGCCTCATGATCTGCGGTCACGTCCGAACG GCTTCCCGTAGGCCGAACTTCAAAGAGATGTCGCACGACCATGCTCGCTACCAGCGCTGGCTTCTGAAGAAGAACATCAAAGCCTTCTATACacctgtgtttgctgaaagcctCAGACATGGAGCACAGTACCTTCTACAG GCTACAGGCCTGGGCCGTCTGAAGCCCAACACGCTGGTCCTGGGCTTCAAGAACAACTGGAGCGAAGGGGAGATGAGGGACGTGGAGATGTACATTAACACCATACA TGATGCGTTTGACCTTCAGTACGGTGTGGTCCTCATCCGACTGCAGGAGGGGCTGGACATCTCTCACATCCCGGGTCAGG ACGATCTCCTGTCCTCCAATGAGAAGCCCCCGCTGGGGACGAAGGATGTGGTGTTGTCGGTCACTATGGAGAAGGACTCTGACATCGACTCTTTCCCATCCAAGACCGCTGGCACCCAGATCTGGCCGCTCATTCTTCTAG AGACAAAAagcagcccctctcccctgagCCTGACAGACCAGCGCCTCCTAGAGTCCAGCGGGCAGTTCAAGAAGAAACAAAGCAAAGGAACCATTGACGTCTGGTGGCTGTTTGACGACGGAG GTCTGACATTGCTCATTCCATACCTGTTGACCAATAAGAAGAAGTGGAAGGACTGTAAGATTCGCCTGTTCATTGGTGGGAAGATCAACCGCATCGATCGTGATCGCAGAGC AATGGCCGCTCTTCTAACCAAGTTTAGGATCGACTTCTCTGACATAAACGTGTTGGGAGACATCAACACTAAGCCCAAAAAACACAA tgtgctgaGCTTCGGGGAGATGGTGGATCCATTcaggctgagagaggaggacatggagcaggaggcagcagagagactaAAGGCCCAGGAGCCCTGGAGGATCACAGACAACGAGCTGGAACTATACAAGGCCAAG ACTAACAGACAGATACGACTGAATGAACTGCTCAAGGAGTATTCCAGCACAGCTAAACTCATTGTTAT GAGCATGCCGTTGGCCAGGAAGGGTACTGTGTCCAGCGCTTTGTACATGTGCTGGCTAGAGACCCTGTCTAAagacctgcctcctctcctcctcgttcgAGGCAACCACCAGAGCGTCCTCACCTTCTACTCGTAA
- the LOC136938278 gene encoding sperm-associated microtubule inner protein 10-like — protein sequence MAGASENINVHGQSRCHAPKFSRRHPMIPKLYVMPWKQDMKNQRLLMKNAGLVEVPCVDQEESLYLEGRERLCHGQDRKELSNTSSITPSQSGATALNASHLSRYNSSAVTSRNLFQQP from the exons ATGGCTGGTGCCTCAGAGAACATTAACGTCCATGG TCAGAGCCGCTGCCATGCCCCCAAGTTCTCCAGGAGACATCCCATGATCCCAAAGCTTTATGTGATGCCATGGAAACAAGACATGAAGAACCAAAGGCTGCTGATGAAG aacgcAGGGCTAGTGGAGGTCCCCTGCGTGGACCAGGAGGAGAGTCTGTACTTGGAGGGCAGAGAGCGTCTGTGTCATGGTCAGGACAGGAAGGAGCTGTCAAACacttcctccatcacccccagcCAATCAGGAGCCACAGCCCTGAACGCGTCGCACCTCTCCAGGTACAACAGCTCTGCTGTGACCTCACGGAACCTGTTCCAGCAGCCCTGA
- the LOC136937782 gene encoding GRAM domain-containing protein 2B gives MENHRCFDDSALSQYKRKNGVTKPGAVLASSSTPRAPTLLLNRSDVENAGEERHRRHCGADRPRTPDPAAEDSGRRKPALVRSKTFDHSLLSQTQCEADVKIERKKSQYSQLSKPNSHYHKIFKEISKDELLRQSYPCALQKDMLYQGRLFVSENWVCFHSKVFGKDTKIAIPVASVTHIKKTKTAILVPNALVISTANDRHVFVSFLSRDTTYKILMSMCLHLEEKSPCSSPLPSLAEISFRSGRPAGFPLGDLSDLDGAVRQGGPDMDESSRSDSSPECEKVAEFSAALPPFLEVLKTSEPTPGLSGPGSPPSVHVQKDPQLQLEAQYNGSLTSSELLYDPRTMKPRSLNMLLFIYLFLVCVLVLSSCFMALKIVSLEQRLTTLGSMTDFSHHESECLRANSEVNAEIYSELTLNLLKLEKVQRNLQRLLEEAE, from the exons ATGGAGAACCACCGCTGCTTCGATGACTCTGCTCTCTCGCAGTACAAGAGGAAGAACGGGGTCACCAAGCCTGGTGCCGTCCTGGCCTCCTCGTCGACCCCCAGAGCGCCGACACTACTTCTAAACCG atcagATGTTGAGaacgctggagaggagaggcacagGCGGCATTGTGGGGCAGACCGACCCAGGACTCCGGACCCAGCCGCCGAGGATTCTGGGAGGAGGAAGCCCGCTCTCGTGAG GTCCAAGACGTTTGACCACTCACTGTTGTCCCAGACGCAGTGTGAAGCAGATGTCAAGATCGAGAGGAAGAAGTCCCAGTACAGTCAG CTCTCCAAGCCCAATTCCCATTATCACAAAATCTTCAAAGAGATCAGTAAGGATGAACTGCTGAGGCAAA GTTACCCCTGTGCCTTGCAGAAGGATATGCTCTACCAGGGCAGATTGTTTGTCTCAGAGAACTGGGTCTGCTTTCACTCCAAAGTCTTTGGCAAAGATACCAAG atCGCCATCCCTGTGGCATCTGTCACTCACATCAAGAAAACCAAAACTGCCATTTTAGTGCCAAACGCTCTTGTTATTTCCACAGCCAATGACAGG CACGTTTTCGTGTCATTCCTGTCCAGAGACACAACCTACAAGATCTTGATGTCTATGTGTCTCCACCTGGAG GAGAAGAGCCCCTGCAGCAGTCCTCTCCCGTCCTTGGCAGAGATCAGCTTCAGATCCGGACGGCCTGCAGGCTTCCCTCTG GGTGACCTCAGTGACCTGGATGGGGCAGTGAGGCAGGGTGGACCGGATATGGACGAGAGCAGCAGGTCCGACTCATCACCAGAATGCGAGAAGGTCGCAG AGTTCTCTGcggccctccctccattcctggaGGTGTTGAAGACCAGCGAGCCCACCCCAGGCCTCTCTGGCCCAGGGAGCCCCCCAAGCGTGCACGTCCAGAAGGACCCACAGCTCCAACTGGAAGCACAGTACAACg GTTCATTAACGTCTTCTGAGTTGTTGTACGACCCAAGGACCATGAAGCCCAGGTCTCTCAACATGCTTCTGTTCATCTACCTGTTCCT agtgtgtgtcctggtcctgTCCTCCTGCTTCATGGCTCTGAAGATCGTGTCTCTGGAGCAGAGGCTGACCACTCTGGGCTCCATGACAGACTTCTCTCACCACGA GAGCGAGTGTCTCCGAGCCAACTCCGAGGTGAACGCTGAGATCTACTCCGAGCTGACCCTGAACCTGCTGAAGCTGGAGAAG GTCCAGAGGAACCTTCAgaggctgctggaggaggcagagtgA